The Candidatus Omnitrophota bacterium genome contains the following window.
CAGAATACTCTTATTTTAACCCAAAATTAACGTATTTAGAAGTTCCATCATCCAAATCAATACGCACCTGCCAGGTACCGCTGGTAAGTCCATTGGTAGAAAGGTTGAATATATAGAGGTTATCCGTGCTGTCGTAGCGGAACAAGTTCCCGGTAGTAGCTTGACTGGTTGAAATACCCTCTACTTCCTCGCCAACTACATCATCGCTGATTTTAGCAAGGTAG
Protein-coding sequences here:
- a CDS encoding PxKF domain-containing protein, coding for YLAKISDDVVGEEVEGISTSQATTGNLFRYDSTDNLYIFNLSTNGLTSGTWQVRIDLDDGTSKYVNFGLK